Proteins encoded in a region of the Sphingomonas sp. HMP9 genome:
- a CDS encoding NAD(+)/NADH kinase: MATNAPRAVFVTRETDYDLLLARHATRGQAKFFLETRGQDIDVIEDRHRRFHATLHQARSRVPDDWRQASVARADLDRFLFGPEDVIVAVGQDGLVANVAKYLDGQPVVGLNPAPDLYDGVLVRVPLARLSALLPACVAGAAPAEQRTMVEARLDTGERLLALNEVFVGHRSHQSARYRITCGDRAEDHSSSGLIVASGTGATGWARSIMEATHAALPLDPQERAVGFFVREPFPSVATATSLRAGKLAGQPLAVTSRMNDGGVIFADGVEQDFFAFDWGRGVTIAPATRTLHLITG; this comes from the coding sequence ATGGCGACCAACGCGCCCCGCGCGGTCTTCGTCACGCGCGAGACCGACTATGACCTTCTGCTCGCGCGGCATGCGACGCGCGGGCAGGCAAAGTTCTTTCTCGAAACGCGCGGCCAGGACATCGACGTGATCGAGGATCGGCACCGGCGCTTCCACGCCACGTTGCACCAAGCCCGCTCGCGCGTCCCCGACGACTGGCGCCAGGCAAGTGTGGCACGTGCCGACCTCGACCGGTTCCTGTTCGGACCCGAGGACGTGATCGTCGCCGTCGGGCAGGACGGCCTGGTCGCCAACGTTGCGAAATATCTCGATGGGCAGCCCGTGGTCGGCCTCAACCCCGCCCCCGATCTGTACGATGGCGTTTTGGTGCGCGTGCCGCTCGCCCGCCTATCCGCGCTGTTGCCTGCGTGCGTCGCGGGTGCGGCACCGGCCGAGCAGCGGACGATGGTCGAAGCGCGGCTGGATACCGGCGAGCGGCTGCTCGCGCTGAACGAGGTGTTCGTCGGTCATCGCAGCCACCAGTCGGCGCGCTACCGGATCACGTGCGGCGACCGCGCCGAGGATCACTCGTCGAGCGGGCTGATCGTCGCGTCGGGGACGGGCGCCACGGGCTGGGCACGCTCGATCATGGAGGCGACGCATGCCGCGCTCCCGCTCGATCCGCAGGAGCGCGCGGTCGGCTTTTTCGTGCGCGAACCCTTCCCCAGCGTGGCGACCGCGACCTCGCTGCGTGCCGGCAAGCTCGCGGGCCAGCCGCTCGCGGTGACGTCGCGGATGAACGACGGCGGGGTGATCTTCGCCGACGGCGTCGAACAGGATTTCTTCGCCTTCGACTGGGGCCGCGGCGTGACCATCGCACCCGCCACCCGTACGCTGCATCTCATCACCGGTTGA
- a CDS encoding family 43 glycosylhydrolase translates to MGYSRRETFGLALAGGAVALAPPAPSAAQTPKPDPRVQPFIGDWRRGFEGQRVADLGDGRFLNPLIAGDHPDPAILKDGADYYMTFSSFDSYPGLTIWHSRDLVNWQPRKAALTKNIGSVWAVSLEKHDGRYFLYIPVKAKPNAIHVIWADHIDGPWSDPIDLGLPNHIDPCHAVGEDGSRWLFLSGGDRIRLADDGLSTVGKVEHVYDPWRYPDTWDVEGFSPEGPKITRHGGWFYMITAVGGTAGPPTGHMVIVARSRSIHGPWTNDPANPVVRTVSTDEKWWSRGHASLVEAPDGSWWSVYHGFENGYWTLGRQALLDPIRWTADGWFAMTGGDLSTPLAKPKGGAALPHGQPLSDDFRTLHIGSKWNFFRPGPAERDRARVESGALILKATGTAPVDSSPLMLIAGDQAYRFECDIEIGAGGTAGLVLFYDDKLYCGLGFDEHRFVTHQYGNERGRPANPHGRRMRIRITNTRHIVAIHTSGDAGKTWQRFDRGMEVSGYHHNVRGGFLMLRPGLYSAGSGDARFRDFRYEAL, encoded by the coding sequence ATGGGTTATAGCCGCCGTGAGACGTTCGGACTGGCATTGGCGGGCGGCGCGGTAGCACTTGCTCCGCCTGCCCCGTCCGCCGCGCAAACGCCTAAGCCCGATCCGCGCGTGCAGCCGTTTATTGGCGATTGGCGGCGCGGCTTCGAAGGCCAGCGCGTGGCCGACCTTGGCGATGGCCGCTTCCTTAATCCGTTGATCGCGGGCGACCATCCCGATCCCGCCATCCTGAAGGACGGGGCGGACTATTACATGACGTTCTCCAGCTTCGATTCCTATCCGGGGCTCACGATCTGGCACAGTCGCGACCTGGTGAACTGGCAGCCGCGCAAGGCTGCGCTGACCAAGAACATCGGCTCCGTCTGGGCGGTCAGCCTGGAGAAACACGATGGCCGGTACTTCCTGTACATTCCGGTCAAGGCCAAGCCGAACGCGATCCACGTGATATGGGCCGACCATATCGACGGCCCCTGGTCCGATCCGATCGACCTCGGGTTGCCCAACCATATCGACCCCTGCCACGCCGTCGGTGAGGACGGATCGCGCTGGTTGTTCCTGTCGGGCGGCGACCGCATCCGGCTCGCCGACGATGGCCTGTCGACGGTCGGCAAGGTCGAGCACGTCTATGATCCGTGGCGCTATCCCGACACCTGGGACGTCGAGGGCTTCAGTCCCGAGGGGCCGAAGATCACGCGCCATGGCGGCTGGTTCTATATGATCACCGCGGTCGGCGGCACCGCCGGGCCGCCGACCGGACACATGGTGATCGTCGCCCGCTCGCGCTCGATCCACGGGCCCTGGACCAACGACCCCGCCAACCCGGTGGTGCGGACCGTCAGCACTGACGAGAAATGGTGGTCGCGCGGTCATGCCAGCCTCGTCGAGGCGCCCGACGGCAGCTGGTGGTCGGTCTATCACGGCTTCGAAAACGGCTATTGGACGCTCGGGCGGCAGGCCCTGCTCGATCCGATCCGCTGGACCGCCGATGGCTGGTTCGCGATGACCGGCGGGGACCTGTCGACGCCTCTCGCCAAACCGAAAGGTGGCGCCGCGCTGCCCCACGGCCAGCCGCTCTCCGACGACTTCCGCACGCTGCACATCGGCAGCAAATGGAATTTCTTTCGGCCAGGGCCCGCCGAGCGCGATCGAGCCCGCGTTGAAAGCGGTGCGCTGATCCTGAAGGCCACCGGCACCGCACCTGTGGATTCGTCGCCGTTGATGCTGATCGCCGGCGACCAGGCCTATCGGTTCGAATGCGATATCGAGATCGGGGCGGGTGGCACCGCAGGGCTCGTGCTGTTCTACGACGACAAGCTCTATTGCGGGCTAGGCTTCGACGAACACCGCTTCGTCACGCATCAATATGGCAACGAGCGTGGGAGACCGGCCAATCCGCACGGACGCCGCATGCGGATCCGGATCACGAATACGCGCCACATCGTCGCGATCCATACCAGCGGCGATGCGGGCAAGACATGGCAACGCTTCGATCGTGGCATGGAAGTGTCGGGCTACCACCACAACGTCCGCGGCGGGTTCCTGATGCTGCGCCCCGGCCTGTATTCGGCCGGCAGCGGAGACGCACGCTTTCGCGACTTCCGGTACGAAGCCCTCTGA
- a CDS encoding alpha/beta hydrolase: protein MIDRRNAILGTLAVGLSVGVDAQTPPPARVGGRGPRLPDPSETIDLWPAGAPGAPATLLVEVVEDRTKGTDATDRAVHGIARPRMVVFRPAKPNGSAMLVMPGGGYVRIVVDREGYEIARWLADRGWTVFVLFYRLPGDGWAAGPDVALSDAQRAMRLIRARAGLYGIRPDRVAAMGFSAGGHVCGDLATRFAQQTYPPVDAADPLSARPDVAALIYAVQSMTLPLAHPGSRAVLLGPSPTPALEQAHSTASNVTSATPPCFLVHAEDDRSVAVDNTLAFRAAAVRAGVAVETHLFATGGHGFGMSKAVGKPAARWPTLFEEWARAHGLG from the coding sequence ATGATCGATCGTCGAAATGCAATCCTCGGAACGTTGGCGGTTGGTCTTTCGGTCGGCGTCGATGCGCAGACGCCGCCACCCGCGCGCGTCGGAGGACGGGGGCCGAGGCTGCCGGATCCGAGCGAAACGATCGATCTCTGGCCGGCAGGGGCACCGGGCGCGCCAGCGACTTTACTGGTCGAGGTCGTCGAGGACAGGACGAAAGGCACCGATGCTACCGATCGCGCCGTCCACGGCATCGCCCGTCCGCGAATGGTCGTGTTCCGGCCGGCCAAGCCGAACGGATCGGCCATGCTGGTCATGCCGGGCGGCGGCTATGTCCGGATCGTCGTCGACCGCGAGGGGTATGAGATCGCACGCTGGCTGGCGGATCGCGGCTGGACGGTGTTCGTGCTGTTCTATCGTTTGCCCGGCGATGGCTGGGCGGCCGGCCCGGACGTCGCCTTGTCCGATGCGCAGCGTGCCATGCGGCTGATCCGCGCACGCGCTGGCCTGTACGGGATCAGGCCCGACCGTGTCGCGGCAATGGGGTTTTCAGCCGGCGGGCATGTCTGCGGCGACCTCGCCACCAGGTTCGCGCAACAGACCTACCCGCCGGTCGATGCCGCGGACCCCTTGAGTGCCCGCCCTGATGTCGCCGCGTTGATATATGCGGTGCAATCGATGACGTTGCCGCTCGCCCATCCCGGATCGCGCGCAGTGTTGCTCGGGCCTTCGCCGACGCCGGCCTTGGAGCAGGCGCATTCGACCGCGTCGAACGTGACGTCGGCGACGCCGCCCTGCTTCCTGGTCCACGCCGAAGACGACCGGAGCGTCGCCGTCGACAACACGCTGGCGTTTCGCGCGGCTGCGGTACGCGCCGGCGTGGCGGTGGAAACGCATCTGTTCGCGACCGGCGGGCACGGCTTCGGCATGAGCAAAGCGGTCGGCAAGCCAGCGGCGCGATGGCCGACGCTGTTCGAGGAATGGGCGCGCGCGCACGGCCTTGGGTGA
- a CDS encoding TonB-dependent receptor, with amino-acid sequence MEVQATVATRRMRWLGGISAGSLVLALALPSIASAQAAQIPNSVTPGTPAQVDPSPAQTAVVPAGTQADPAATTAPQTAPDVEQPADETAEIIVTGFRKSLDAALNVKRQSVAAVDAIVAEDIAKFPDQNLAESLQRIPGISIQRDAGEGRAITVRGLGAQFTRVRVNGMETVATSTDGASSNRDRAFDFNVFASELFNSIVVHKTAEASLDEGSLGAVVDLNTGNPLGGKVGFTAVGSAQASYNDLSKNFGPRLAGLLSWKSADGTFGVAASAAYSKTNNFELGNNSVRWAQAPFDSVNGTRCYTTQNRGGVYVPSTACTAAALAFHPRIPRYGSVRHERERLGITGSVQWAPSESTKISIDGLYSRFKETREEKWGEVLLRSNERSIDISNYTIDANNNLIKATLNDAWVRTEHYLRKSQTEFYQIGGSWDQDVTDKLRFTLMGGISKSDATIPVETTFVFDDRDAQGYSYDYTDMKRPTLTFGTSVTDPANFQLAEIRDRPSETVNKFRTAQLRTEWDVAEGFQIKAGGLYRKFTFDTQGFSRDAVVCPNAGGKDVVLGTLTCSPNTLFGPTAVYGFPAGSLGEIFNLGNAGQPSGTTTSFLIPNIDASAAYTGLYNRPATVLVGDTRSVSEQVTGGYTEFDVKGDILGLRYAANAGIRYVHTKQRSTGLSSATVGGVTVNTPATVGRSYDDWLPAINVALFPAEDVIIRGAIAKVLTRPSLGSLTPGGSVDGFNYRVTFGNPQLDPFRATAFDISAEWYFAPQSIFSVALFKKNVESFPVSATRSGTFASTGLPLSVIPASSPAAGAPEGQLWQITSPINGTGASLKGAEISLQTTFRFLPGFLRNFGALANATFVDSSAGYSQGGPATTIVQPGGTLGALPNTTRSATLYGLSKRAYNGTLYYEDAKFSARGSISYRSPYIDGASATGNLFEGYGATTNVDASMRYKLTPAVEVSVEGTNLTDNYRSRYTDLDANRNYENNHFGRTFLVGARFKM; translated from the coding sequence ATGGAAGTTCAAGCAACGGTTGCGACTCGACGGATGCGCTGGCTCGGCGGCATATCCGCGGGCAGTCTGGTTCTCGCGCTCGCCCTTCCTTCGATCGCGTCGGCACAGGCGGCGCAGATCCCCAACAGCGTGACGCCGGGAACGCCGGCCCAGGTCGATCCGTCGCCGGCTCAGACCGCGGTGGTTCCAGCGGGTACGCAGGCCGATCCGGCCGCGACGACCGCGCCGCAGACTGCGCCCGACGTTGAGCAACCGGCGGACGAGACTGCCGAGATCATCGTCACGGGCTTCCGCAAGTCGCTCGACGCGGCACTCAACGTAAAGCGCCAGTCCGTCGCCGCGGTCGATGCGATCGTCGCCGAGGATATCGCCAAGTTCCCCGATCAGAACCTCGCCGAGTCGCTCCAGCGTATCCCGGGCATATCGATCCAGCGCGATGCGGGCGAAGGGCGTGCGATCACCGTGCGTGGCCTCGGCGCGCAGTTCACGCGGGTGCGCGTCAACGGCATGGAGACGGTCGCGACATCGACCGACGGCGCCAGCTCGAACCGTGATCGTGCGTTCGATTTCAACGTGTTCGCTTCCGAACTGTTCAACTCGATCGTCGTCCACAAGACCGCGGAGGCCTCGCTCGACGAAGGATCGCTGGGCGCGGTGGTTGATTTGAACACGGGCAACCCGCTGGGCGGCAAGGTCGGTTTCACGGCGGTCGGGTCGGCTCAGGCGAGCTATAACGACCTCAGCAAGAATTTCGGACCGCGCCTCGCCGGGTTGCTGTCGTGGAAGTCGGCGGACGGCACGTTCGGCGTCGCTGCCTCCGCTGCCTATTCGAAGACCAACAATTTCGAGCTCGGCAACAACAGCGTGCGCTGGGCACAGGCACCGTTCGACTCGGTCAATGGCACGCGCTGCTACACGACGCAGAACCGCGGCGGCGTCTATGTGCCCAGCACGGCCTGCACCGCGGCCGCGCTCGCCTTCCACCCGCGTATCCCGCGCTACGGTTCGGTCCGGCACGAGCGCGAGCGGCTGGGGATCACCGGCAGCGTCCAGTGGGCGCCGAGCGAATCCACCAAGATCTCGATCGACGGGCTGTATTCGCGGTTCAAGGAAACCCGCGAGGAGAAATGGGGCGAGGTCCTGCTGCGCTCGAACGAGCGATCGATCGACATCAGCAACTACACGATCGATGCGAACAACAACCTGATCAAGGCGACGCTCAACGACGCCTGGGTGCGGACCGAGCATTATCTGCGCAAGTCGCAGACCGAATTCTACCAGATCGGCGGCAGCTGGGATCAGGACGTCACCGACAAGTTGCGCTTCACGCTGATGGGCGGCATCTCGAAGTCGGACGCGACGATCCCGGTCGAGACGACCTTCGTGTTCGACGACCGCGACGCGCAAGGGTATAGCTACGACTATACCGACATGAAGCGCCCGACGCTCACCTTCGGCACCAGCGTCACCGATCCGGCGAACTTCCAGCTGGCGGAAATCCGCGATCGACCGTCGGAAACGGTCAACAAGTTCCGCACCGCGCAGTTGCGGACCGAATGGGACGTGGCGGAAGGGTTCCAGATCAAGGCGGGCGGGCTGTACCGCAAGTTCACCTTCGACACGCAGGGCTTCTCGCGCGATGCGGTCGTCTGTCCCAACGCGGGCGGCAAGGACGTCGTGCTGGGGACGCTGACCTGTTCGCCGAACACGCTGTTCGGGCCGACCGCGGTGTACGGCTTCCCCGCCGGCAGCCTCGGCGAGATCTTCAACCTCGGCAACGCAGGCCAGCCGTCGGGGACGACGACCAGCTTCCTGATCCCGAACATCGATGCGTCGGCGGCCTATACAGGGCTGTACAACCGTCCGGCGACCGTGCTGGTCGGCGATACCCGCAGCGTCTCCGAGCAGGTCACCGGCGGCTATACCGAGTTCGACGTGAAGGGTGACATCCTCGGCCTGCGCTACGCCGCCAATGCCGGCATTCGGTACGTCCACACCAAGCAGCGCTCGACCGGGCTGTCCTCGGCGACCGTCGGTGGCGTGACCGTCAATACCCCCGCAACGGTCGGTCGCAGCTATGACGATTGGTTGCCCGCAATCAACGTCGCGCTGTTCCCGGCGGAGGACGTCATCATCCGCGGCGCGATCGCCAAGGTGCTGACGCGGCCGAGCCTGGGCAGCCTGACGCCGGGCGGTTCGGTCGACGGCTTCAACTACCGCGTGACCTTCGGCAACCCGCAGCTCGACCCATTCCGCGCGACCGCGTTCGACATCTCGGCGGAATGGTATTTCGCACCGCAGTCGATCTTCTCGGTCGCGCTATTCAAGAAGAACGTCGAGAGCTTCCCGGTCTCGGCGACGCGCAGCGGGACGTTCGCATCGACCGGCCTGCCGCTGTCGGTCATCCCAGCAAGCTCGCCGGCCGCCGGTGCTCCGGAAGGGCAGTTGTGGCAGATCACCTCGCCGATCAACGGCACGGGTGCCTCGCTGAAGGGCGCGGAAATCTCGCTCCAGACGACGTTCCGCTTCCTGCCCGGCTTCCTGCGCAACTTCGGTGCGCTGGCCAACGCGACGTTCGTCGATTCGAGCGCCGGTTATTCGCAAGGTGGTCCGGCGACGACGATCGTCCAGCCGGGCGGCACGCTCGGCGCCCTGCCGAACACGACCCGCTCGGCGACGCTCTATGGCCTGTCGAAGCGCGCGTATAACGGCACGCTCTATTACGAGGACGCCAAGTTCAGCGCACGCGGATCGATCAGCTATCGCAGCCCGTATATCGACGGGGCGTCGGCGACCGGCAATTTGTTCGAGGGCTATGGCGCGACCACCAACGTCGATGCGTCGATGCGCTACAAGCTGACGCCGGCGGTGGAGGTCTCGGTCGAGGGGACGAACCTGACCGACAATTATCGCAGCCGGTACACCGATCTCGACGCGAACCGGAACTACGAGAATAATCACTTCGGCCGCACCTTCCTCGTTGGCGCGCGCTTCAAGATGTAG
- a CDS encoding cupin domain-containing protein — translation MVIIDEADTMRREPPPHGAIGSSTAYRISDAVPGRTMEFRKRVLHPGSAIGLHRIAHDEVYYVVSGTGAVSSGGATRPVSTGIAAYLFDGETVGIRQTGSEPLVLIIAYPIPR, via the coding sequence ATGGTCATCATCGACGAGGCCGATACGATGCGCCGCGAACCGCCCCCACACGGCGCGATCGGCTCGAGCACCGCCTATCGGATCAGCGACGCCGTACCCGGCCGAACGATGGAATTCCGCAAGCGCGTGCTGCATCCCGGCAGTGCGATCGGCCTTCACCGCATCGCGCATGACGAAGTGTATTACGTGGTGTCGGGCACCGGCGCGGTCTCGTCCGGCGGCGCGACACGCCCGGTGAGCACGGGCATCGCCGCCTATCTGTTCGACGGCGAGACGGTAGGCATCCGCCAGACCGGCAGCGAACCCCTGGTGTTGATCATCGCCTATCCGATTCCCCGTTAA
- a CDS encoding carboxylesterase/lipase family protein, producing MSAADGWTRRGALGGGAALILASGGRAASSLAVRAPAGDFVGTADRQILAFKGIRYGRADRFRAPVAVAMPGQTRPARDFGPVCPQSGPYGPQSEDCLFLNVWTADTDSRAKKPVMVYIHGGAYSNGSVTDPQNDGHALAARGDVVVVTVNHRLNALGYLYLARLDPRFPDSGNAGQLDLILALKWVRDNIAAFGGDPSRVMVFGQSGGGAKIATMMGMPAAAGLFHRAATMSGQQVTASGPLNATARARAYLAKLGVAETDLAPLLAMPVATLVEALSATDPIMGGGVYFGPVLDMMWLTRHPFWPDANPLGNRIPMMLGNTHDETRGFIGPDSPKMKGLDWSNLAARMAPELKIDILPEWVVAQYRARYPDWSPTDIFYGATTAGRSWRGQVIEAEARADAGTATWVYQVDFASRTDPRRGAFHTMDIPLVFGTLGATGSQTGTAADAQAASKAMQDSFVAFAMSGDPDHAGASHWPRYDRARRSTMIFDARSGIEDDPRRWERELFARVPYIQPGT from the coding sequence ATGTCCGCCGCTGACGGCTGGACTCGGCGCGGTGCCCTGGGCGGCGGCGCGGCGCTGATCCTGGCGTCCGGCGGTCGGGCGGCGTCCTCGCTCGCGGTTCGCGCGCCGGCGGGCGATTTCGTCGGGACGGCCGATCGGCAGATCCTGGCCTTCAAAGGCATTCGCTACGGTCGCGCCGATCGGTTTCGTGCGCCGGTCGCCGTGGCGATGCCCGGACAAACCCGACCGGCGCGCGATTTCGGACCGGTCTGTCCACAGTCGGGCCCTTATGGTCCCCAGTCAGAGGACTGTCTGTTCCTGAACGTCTGGACCGCCGACACCGACAGCCGCGCGAAGAAGCCGGTGATGGTCTATATTCATGGTGGCGCCTATTCGAACGGCAGCGTCACCGATCCGCAGAATGACGGGCACGCGCTGGCGGCACGCGGCGATGTCGTGGTCGTGACGGTGAACCACCGGCTCAACGCACTGGGCTATCTGTACCTCGCGCGGCTCGATCCGCGGTTTCCCGACAGCGGCAATGCCGGGCAGCTCGACCTGATCCTCGCGCTGAAATGGGTGCGCGACAACATCGCGGCGTTCGGCGGCGATCCCTCCCGCGTCATGGTGTTCGGCCAGTCGGGCGGCGGGGCAAAGATCGCGACGATGATGGGGATGCCCGCCGCCGCCGGCCTGTTCCACCGCGCCGCGACGATGAGCGGGCAGCAGGTGACTGCATCCGGGCCGCTCAACGCGACGGCACGTGCGCGCGCCTATCTGGCGAAGCTGGGGGTGGCCGAGACCGACCTTGCGCCGTTGCTCGCGATGCCGGTCGCGACGCTCGTCGAGGCGCTGTCGGCGACCGATCCGATCATGGGGGGCGGCGTGTATTTCGGGCCGGTGCTCGACATGATGTGGCTCACGCGCCACCCGTTCTGGCCGGATGCGAACCCGCTCGGGAATCGCATACCGATGATGCTCGGCAACACGCATGACGAGACGCGCGGGTTCATCGGGCCCGACTCTCCCAAAATGAAAGGGCTCGACTGGAGCAACCTCGCGGCGCGGATGGCGCCCGAACTGAAGATCGACATCCTGCCCGAATGGGTCGTGGCGCAGTACCGCGCGCGCTATCCGGACTGGTCGCCGACCGACATATTCTATGGCGCGACGACGGCGGGGCGGAGCTGGCGCGGGCAGGTGATCGAGGCCGAGGCGCGCGCCGATGCGGGGACGGCAACCTGGGTCTATCAGGTGGATTTCGCCTCGCGGACGGATCCACGGCGTGGTGCGTTCCATACGATGGATATTCCGCTGGTGTTCGGCACTCTGGGGGCAACCGGATCGCAGACCGGTACGGCGGCGGATGCGCAGGCGGCGTCGAAGGCGATGCAGGACAGCTTCGTCGCGTTCGCGATGTCCGGCGATCCCGACCATGCGGGGGCGTCGCACTGGCCGCGTTACGATCGGGCGCGGCGGTCGACGATGATCTTCGACGCGCGGTCCGGTATCGAGGACGATCCGCGTCGCTGGGAGCGGGAATTGTTCGCTCGCGTACCGTATATCCAGCCTGGGACTTAA
- a CDS encoding sugar kinase translates to MTKFLAFGEIMLRLSPPGRELLLQTPKLDVWVAGAEANVVTQLARLGHDVGMATMVPDNDLGRAAITTLRGHGVDTSTITVGGERMGLYFVTSGAGLRATEVIYDRAWSSFAEAPANAWDWDTLLAGVDRFHLSGITPALGPVPAQSALAAVEAATQRGIPVSFDGNWRGKLWERWDSDPRAILTDLVAHADLMFGNHRDIALLLGRDFSGDAEDRRREAAEAAFDAFPRLQTIASTARHVEHVDLHRLSARIDTRAAHVQTDEVVLAGIVDRIGGGDAFAAGVLHGMRSGADIGDVARIGLALAALKHSLPGDASLFRQADIDAYLAGGLDVRR, encoded by the coding sequence ATGACTAAGTTTCTGGCGTTCGGCGAAATCATGCTGCGGCTCTCGCCACCGGGGCGCGAGTTGCTGTTGCAGACGCCCAAGCTCGACGTATGGGTCGCCGGTGCCGAGGCAAACGTCGTCACGCAATTGGCACGGCTCGGCCACGACGTCGGCATGGCGACGATGGTGCCGGATAACGACCTTGGCCGCGCCGCGATCACGACGTTGCGCGGGCATGGAGTCGACACCTCGACGATCACGGTCGGTGGCGAGCGGATGGGGCTGTATTTCGTGACCTCGGGCGCGGGCCTGCGCGCGACGGAAGTGATCTACGACCGTGCCTGGTCGTCGTTCGCCGAGGCGCCGGCGAATGCCTGGGACTGGGATACGCTGCTCGCGGGCGTCGATCGCTTCCACCTGTCCGGCATCACCCCTGCGCTTGGCCCGGTGCCGGCACAGAGCGCGCTTGCCGCCGTGGAAGCGGCGACGCAGCGCGGCATCCCTGTCTCGTTTGACGGCAATTGGCGCGGCAAGCTTTGGGAACGCTGGGACTCCGACCCGCGCGCGATCCTGACGGACTTGGTCGCCCATGCCGATCTGATGTTCGGCAACCACCGCGATATAGCCCTCCTGCTGGGCCGCGACTTTTCGGGAGATGCGGAGGACCGGCGGCGCGAGGCGGCGGAGGCGGCGTTCGATGCGTTTCCGCGGTTGCAGACGATCGCGTCGACCGCGCGGCATGTCGAGCATGTCGATCTCCACCGGCTGTCGGCGCGGATCGATACGCGCGCCGCGCATGTGCAGACCGACGAGGTGGTGCTGGCCGGCATCGTCGACCGGATCGGCGGCGGCGACGCATTCGCGGCGGGGGTGCTGCACGGGATGCGATCGGGCGCGGACATCGGCGACGTCGCGCGGATCGGGCTGGCGCTCGCCGCGCTGAAACACTCGCTGCCCGGTGACGCCAGCCTGTTCCGACAGGCCGATATCGATGCGTATCTTGCCGGTGGGCTCGATGTCCGCCGCTGA
- the kduD gene encoding 2-dehydro-3-deoxy-D-gluconate 5-dehydrogenase KduD, protein MKNPFDLTGKVAIVTGANTGIGQAIALALAAAGADVACVGRTPAEDTVAQIRALGRKAEIVSADLSTIEPVQRVVDETIAKLGGLDILINNAGIIRRADAVDFTEADWDVVIDTNLKSVFFLCQAAGRHMIAQGSGKIVNIASMLTFQGGIRVPSYTASKSGIGGLTKLLANEWASKGINVNAIAPGYIATNNTAALQADETRNRSILDRIPAGAWGEASDLGGAAVFLSSAAANYVQGHILAVDGGWLAR, encoded by the coding sequence ATGAAAAATCCCTTCGACCTGACCGGCAAGGTCGCCATCGTCACCGGCGCGAACACCGGCATCGGCCAGGCGATCGCGCTCGCACTCGCTGCAGCTGGCGCCGACGTCGCCTGCGTCGGCCGGACCCCCGCCGAGGATACCGTCGCGCAGATCCGGGCGCTCGGGCGGAAGGCGGAGATCGTCTCGGCCGATCTATCGACGATCGAACCGGTCCAGCGTGTCGTTGACGAGACGATCGCCAAGCTGGGCGGGCTCGACATCCTGATCAACAATGCCGGCATCATCCGCCGCGCCGATGCGGTCGACTTCACCGAAGCCGACTGGGACGTGGTGATCGACACCAACCTGAAGTCGGTGTTCTTCCTGTGTCAGGCCGCCGGCCGGCACATGATCGCGCAAGGATCGGGCAAGATCGTCAACATCGCCTCGATGCTGACGTTCCAGGGTGGCATCCGCGTACCGAGCTATACCGCGTCGAAGTCGGGGATCGGCGGCCTCACCAAGCTGCTGGCGAACGAATGGGCGAGCAAGGGCATCAACGTCAACGCGATCGCGCCGGGCTATATCGCAACGAACAACACGGCCGCACTACAGGCGGACGAGACACGCAACCGTTCGATCCTCGACCGTATTCCCGCAGGCGCATGGGGCGAGGCGTCCGATCTCGGCGGGGCGGCGGTGTTCCTGTCGTCGGCGGCAGCGAACTACGTCCAGGGGCATATCCTTGCCGTCGATGGCGGCTGGCTGGCACGGTAA